A genomic segment from Roseibium algicola encodes:
- a CDS encoding substrate-binding domain-containing protein — protein sequence MKLLVKHLATSALLGLMSVSAMAQTVGPKGEAATLSAEVTVPDDAVAAIKDAKYKAALLWHDQSDFVNAVSAGATDEFKRLGIEVVATTSAGFDAAKQRSDVETAMAKEPNIILSLPLDPVTSAAAFKEARDAGVSLVFLSNLPADYEHPRDYAAIVTDDLYQMGKQAADALASAMGGKGTVGWIFHDADYYVTNQRDNAFKSTIENDYPDIKIVAEQGISDPARAEEIANAMLLKNPDLGGIYVTWAGPAEGVLAALRANGNKDTKIVTLDLSEPVALDMVRGGNVAAIVADEAYELGRAMAAAAALRLVDKDVPPFIAAPAITVTADNVAEGWKKSLNIDPPASVTSAN from the coding sequence ATGAAACTGCTAGTCAAACATCTGGCGACATCCGCCCTTCTCGGGCTGATGTCCGTCTCCGCCATGGCCCAGACGGTCGGTCCCAAGGGCGAAGCGGCAACGCTTTCCGCCGAGGTGACGGTTCCCGACGATGCCGTCGCCGCCATCAAGGACGCAAAGTACAAGGCCGCCCTGCTCTGGCACGACCAATCCGATTTCGTGAACGCGGTTTCAGCCGGTGCAACGGACGAGTTCAAGCGCCTCGGCATCGAGGTTGTCGCAACCACCAGCGCCGGCTTTGATGCCGCCAAGCAGCGCAGCGACGTTGAAACGGCCATGGCCAAGGAACCCAACATCATCCTGTCGCTACCGCTTGACCCGGTCACATCCGCCGCCGCCTTCAAGGAAGCCCGCGATGCCGGTGTTTCCCTGGTGTTCCTGTCCAACCTGCCCGCCGATTATGAGCACCCACGCGATTATGCGGCCATCGTGACCGACGATCTCTATCAGATGGGCAAACAGGCTGCCGACGCGCTCGCCAGCGCCATGGGCGGCAAGGGCACCGTCGGCTGGATTTTCCACGACGCCGACTATTACGTGACCAACCAGCGTGACAACGCCTTCAAGTCGACTATCGAAAACGACTATCCGGACATCAAGATCGTTGCAGAACAAGGCATCAGCGACCCGGCTCGCGCCGAGGAAATCGCCAACGCCATGCTGCTCAAGAACCCGGATCTCGGCGGCATCTATGTGACCTGGGCCGGCCCGGCCGAAGGTGTGCTCGCAGCCCTGCGTGCCAACGGCAACAAGGACACCAAGATCGTCACGCTCGATCTGTCCGAGCCGGTAGCTCTCGACATGGTCCGCGGCGGCAACGTCGCAGCCATTGTTGCGGACGAAGCCTATGAACTCGGCCGCGCCATGGCAGCTGCCGCAGCCCTGCGCCTCGTCGACAAGGACGTTCCGCCCTTCATCGCGGCACCGGCCATCACCGTGACTGCAGACAACGTTGCCGAAGGCTGGAAGAAGTCCCTCAACATCGACCCGCCGGCAAGCGTTACCTCCGCGAATTGA
- a CDS encoding alanine racemase, which yields MFLDVLMRRNPAFIEAAMALHQAGKIPANAYVLDLDAVERNARLFKGEADKHGLKTFAMTKQVGRHSGFCQAVMRGGIERSVAVDMACALACDRAGLKTGHLGHLVQVPRQEAAFAAAKLQPDYWTVFSAEKAQEAAAAAKAAGRTQNLLARIQTEGDTFYRGHEGGFDAQDIVAVAAELDALEGGAFAGITTFPALLFDLETRKVKPTPNLSTLARAAEALASAGRGRIEINAPGTTSSAVLGALAEAGATQCEPGNGLHGTTPLHAVEDLPEDPAVLYLSEVSHYHGGKAYCFGGGLYIDPVFPKYPVKALVSSEPTSRQSDLLEVEIPDYSAIDYYAMIDATSPKPVRAGDTVVFGFRGQAFVTRALVVGISGVSAGTPAVTTIENGFGDAVSWPGAFQQ from the coding sequence ATGTTTCTCGACGTTCTCATGCGCCGCAATCCGGCCTTCATCGAAGCCGCCATGGCGCTGCATCAGGCCGGCAAGATCCCTGCCAATGCCTATGTTCTCGATCTGGACGCGGTCGAACGCAACGCTCGACTTTTCAAGGGCGAGGCCGACAAGCACGGCCTGAAAACCTTCGCCATGACCAAACAGGTCGGACGCCATTCCGGTTTCTGCCAGGCGGTCATGCGCGGCGGCATCGAAAGATCCGTTGCCGTCGACATGGCCTGCGCTCTCGCCTGCGACCGTGCCGGCCTCAAGACCGGGCATCTCGGCCACCTGGTCCAGGTTCCGAGGCAGGAAGCCGCTTTTGCCGCTGCGAAACTGCAACCGGATTACTGGACGGTCTTCTCGGCTGAGAAAGCACAGGAAGCCGCCGCTGCCGCCAAAGCCGCCGGTCGGACACAGAATCTTCTCGCCCGGATCCAGACAGAGGGCGACACGTTCTATCGTGGCCATGAAGGCGGCTTTGACGCGCAAGACATTGTCGCCGTAGCAGCCGAACTCGATGCCCTGGAAGGTGGAGCCTTTGCCGGCATCACGACCTTCCCCGCCCTGCTTTTCGATCTGGAAACGCGCAAGGTCAAACCGACACCAAACCTGTCGACCCTCGCCCGTGCCGCCGAAGCACTGGCAAGCGCAGGTCGCGGCCGTATCGAGATCAACGCTCCTGGCACCACGTCCTCCGCAGTGCTCGGCGCCCTTGCCGAAGCCGGTGCCACCCAGTGCGAACCGGGCAACGGTCTCCACGGCACGACACCTCTTCATGCAGTGGAAGACCTGCCGGAAGATCCTGCCGTGCTCTATCTCTCGGAAGTCTCACACTACCACGGTGGCAAGGCCTACTGCTTCGGTGGTGGCCTCTACATCGATCCGGTCTTCCCGAAGTACCCGGTCAAGGCCCTCGTCTCTTCGGAGCCGACGTCCCGCCAGTCTGATCTGCTTGAGGTCGAAATACCCGACTATTCCGCGATCGACTATTACGCGATGATCGACGCCACCTCGCCCAAACCCGTGCGCGCCGGTGACACGGTGGTCTTCGGCTTCCGCGGTCAGGCCTTCGTCACACGGGCGCTTGTCGTCGGCATTTCCGGTGTCAGCGCTGGCACGCCTGCCGTCACCACAATCGAAAATGGCTTCGGAGATGCCGTCTCCTGGCCGGGAGCGTTCCAGCAATGA
- the ftrA gene encoding transcriptional regulator FtrA codes for MTKDTVPETAAPSAPEGPLVVALLYDGLCTFEFGIVAEIFGLARPEFGTDWYRFASCPVEEGPLRAHGGLTLVPDHGPERIAEADIIVVPGWKGADCPVPQALTERLCEAHSRGARLVSICSGAFVLAATGLLDGRSATTHWRYADKLRERRPAVTVDEASLYRQENRIYTSAGSAAGIDLMIEIIRQDYGADKANSVARRLVVPAHRTGDQAQFLERPVAHRGGSEIAPVLERVRRALQTAWTIETMAALCRLSPRTFQRRFTEATGLTPGEWLVQERLEAAKEILSRGDDDMETIAARVGFGSAHALRHHFRKKLGLRPTDYRIRFAARTV; via the coding sequence ATGACAAAAGACACAGTCCCTGAAACCGCTGCCCCCTCCGCCCCGGAAGGCCCGCTTGTTGTCGCTCTTCTCTACGACGGGCTTTGCACGTTCGAGTTCGGTATCGTCGCGGAGATATTCGGTCTGGCCCGCCCCGAATTCGGCACCGACTGGTACCGCTTCGCCAGTTGCCCGGTCGAGGAAGGCCCCTTACGCGCCCATGGCGGCCTGACACTCGTGCCAGACCATGGCCCGGAACGCATAGCCGAGGCGGACATCATCGTGGTGCCCGGCTGGAAAGGGGCGGATTGCCCGGTTCCCCAAGCGCTTACCGAACGGCTTTGCGAGGCACACAGCCGGGGCGCGAGGCTCGTGTCCATCTGTTCCGGTGCGTTCGTACTGGCAGCCACCGGTCTGCTCGACGGTCGCTCCGCCACCACCCATTGGCGCTACGCGGACAAGCTGCGCGAACGGCGTCCCGCCGTCACCGTCGACGAGGCCTCGCTCTATCGTCAGGAAAACCGGATCTACACGTCTGCGGGCAGCGCCGCCGGCATCGATCTGATGATCGAGATCATCCGCCAGGATTACGGGGCCGACAAGGCCAACTCCGTTGCGCGCCGCCTCGTCGTTCCCGCCCACCGCACCGGTGACCAGGCTCAGTTCCTGGAACGCCCCGTCGCTCATCGCGGGGGCAGCGAAATCGCACCTGTTCTGGAGCGGGTCAGGCGGGCGCTGCAGACGGCCTGGACCATTGAAACCATGGCAGCCCTCTGCCGCCTCAGCCCGCGCACCTTCCAGCGCCGCTTCACCGAAGCAACGGGGCTGACACCGGGCGAGTGGCTGGTTCAAGAGCGTCTGGAGGCCGCCAAGGAGATCCTCAGCCGGGGCGACGACGACATGGAAACGATCGCGGCCCGCGTCGGCTTCGGCAGCGCCCACGCGCTCCGCCACCACTTCCGCAAGAAACTCGGCCTGCGCCCGACCGACTACCGCATCCGCTTCGCTGCCCGCACTGTCTAA
- a CDS encoding terminase has translation MATALETLIDHIDRMPADERVALQKQLDEAGVLDQFTVWRPQAGPQTEGYFSEADLTLYGGAAGGGKTDLIAGLALFAHHKAAIFRQSLKSLKGLSERMNALMRQAGMGKISGNPPRWTGPDERLIEFGHLGLPGAEEDWQGRDHDLKAFDEGAQMDPRKIIFVLGWLRTTRRGQRCRGLIATNPPLGGQGDYLSDWFAPWLDPLHPLYGKVQPGEILWAVFIDDGDAIRTVWVDGPEPVEIEGEVRTPKSRTFIPARRQDNRFLGTDYDAQLDQMPEPMRTALKTGDFLAARQDHEWQVIPSDWVDLAFERYDQGIDRDEPMTVLAVDVAQGGKDRTVLQPLHGRRFETNIVRKGTDTKDGADVGSLIIRERRDNAMIVVDCTGGWGGDTVGFLKRENNIPVEKCVFSAQSGESAKDSRIPFYNLRAELYWRLREALHPKSGLGLAIRRSATVKAQLTAHRWKMRNGKILIESKEEIKERLGSSPDEADAIVEALGWKQKAELKKVLRTGAESRMAPLGDPLDGF, from the coding sequence ATGGCGACGGCCCTCGAAACGCTGATTGACCATATCGACCGCATGCCCGCGGACGAACGGGTTGCCCTGCAGAAGCAACTGGATGAGGCGGGCGTTCTGGACCAGTTCACCGTCTGGCGGCCGCAGGCCGGACCGCAGACGGAGGGGTATTTCTCCGAAGCCGATCTGACGCTTTACGGCGGCGCGGCGGGCGGCGGCAAGACGGACCTGATTGCCGGGCTGGCGCTGTTTGCCCACCACAAGGCAGCGATTTTCCGTCAGTCGCTCAAGTCCCTGAAGGGCTTGAGCGAACGCATGAACGCACTGATGCGCCAGGCGGGCATGGGCAAGATTTCCGGCAATCCGCCAAGGTGGACTGGGCCCGACGAGCGGCTGATCGAATTCGGCCACCTGGGGCTGCCGGGGGCGGAAGAGGACTGGCAGGGGCGCGACCATGACCTGAAAGCCTTCGACGAGGGCGCGCAGATGGACCCGCGCAAGATCATCTTCGTGCTCGGTTGGCTGCGCACGACGCGACGGGGCCAGCGTTGCCGCGGTTTGATTGCCACCAATCCGCCGCTGGGCGGGCAGGGGGACTACCTGAGCGACTGGTTCGCGCCCTGGCTCGATCCGCTGCATCCGCTCTACGGCAAGGTGCAGCCGGGCGAGATCCTTTGGGCGGTTTTCATTGACGACGGCGATGCCATTCGCACGGTGTGGGTGGACGGGCCGGAGCCGGTGGAGATCGAAGGCGAAGTCCGCACCCCAAAGAGCCGGACCTTCATTCCCGCACGGCGGCAGGACAACCGCTTTCTGGGAACGGACTACGATGCCCAGCTCGACCAGATGCCGGAGCCGATGCGCACGGCGCTGAAGACCGGAGACTTTCTGGCGGCCCGGCAGGACCACGAGTGGCAGGTGATCCCGTCCGACTGGGTGGACCTTGCCTTCGAGCGATACGACCAGGGCATCGATCGGGACGAACCGATGACAGTGCTGGCGGTGGATGTTGCCCAGGGCGGCAAGGACCGGACGGTGCTGCAGCCGCTGCATGGCCGGCGCTTTGAAACCAACATCGTGCGCAAGGGCACCGACACGAAGGATGGTGCGGATGTCGGTTCGCTGATCATCCGCGAGCGGCGCGACAATGCGATGATCGTGGTGGACTGCACGGGTGGCTGGGGCGGCGATACGGTTGGGTTCCTGAAGCGGGAAAACAATATTCCGGTCGAAAAATGCGTCTTCTCCGCCCAGTCGGGCGAGAGTGCGAAGGACAGCAGGATCCCGTTCTACAATTTGCGCGCCGAACTCTATTGGCGATTGCGCGAGGCCTTGCACCCCAAGAGCGGGCTTGGGCTGGCAATCCGGCGATCGGCAACGGTGAAGGCGCAGTTGACGGCGCATCGATGGAAGATGCGAAACGGGAAAATCCTGATTGAGAGCAAGGAAGAGATCAAGGAACGGCTGGGCTCTTCCCCGGACGAGGCGGATGCGATTGTCGAGGCATTGGGATGGAAACAGAAAGCGGAGCTGAAGAAGGTTCTGAGAACCGGGGCCGAAAGCCGGATGGCGCCACTGGGCGACCCGCTGGACGGTTTCTGA
- a CDS encoding rhodanese-like domain-containing protein yields MTNNVTAVPAAPSDLAREHFAAEFTFEADCWDVHDALQGEPGFVLLDVRSPALFEKGHVPGAINLPHGKIIRSKMARWPEETLFVTYCAGPHCNGAARGALRLAELVRPVKIMAGGVI; encoded by the coding sequence ATGACCAACAATGTCACCGCTGTTCCGGCCGCGCCGAGCGATCTCGCCAGGGAACATTTTGCCGCTGAATTTACCTTCGAGGCCGATTGCTGGGATGTGCACGACGCCCTTCAGGGCGAGCCTGGCTTTGTGTTGCTGGATGTGCGCAGTCCGGCGCTGTTCGAAAAAGGCCATGTGCCTGGCGCGATCAACCTTCCCCACGGCAAGATCATCCGTTCCAAGATGGCCAGGTGGCCGGAGGAGACACTGTTCGTGACCTATTGCGCCGGCCCGCATTGCAACGGTGCCGCACGGGGGGCGTTGCGGCTTGCGGAATTGGTCCGCCCGGTGAAGATCATGGCAGGTGGCGTTATCTGA
- a CDS encoding substrate-binding domain-containing protein encodes MFKLQTLLASTLLVGMTALASAADRPQTVGPKGEAPTPVATLELTDAEVAKVAEGNYTAAFAWHELYDWSNAVARGAKDEFERLGIKVVAETDAGFDSARQKSDVETIMANQPSIIVSLPIDPTTAQTVYGIARDAGVKLVFVDNAVDGFTHGKDYVTVVSADLVQIGEKAARALAASMGETGTVGYMFHDADFPVTNQRDQAFKWTIENEFPNMEIAIESGMTDPANAEDIARAMLSRNPDLGGIYTPWAEPALGVLSVLRQQGNDTTRVVTIDLNEPVALDMLKGGNTAAIIADEAYSIGVYAARSAAASLLGKSVDPFLVVDAITVGTDNVTEGWNKSMKMDPPESVAEAAK; translated from the coding sequence ATGTTCAAGTTACAGACACTCCTGGCGTCGACACTGCTGGTCGGCATGACCGCCTTGGCCTCGGCTGCTGACCGCCCGCAAACGGTTGGCCCGAAGGGCGAAGCCCCGACCCCGGTCGCAACGCTCGAACTGACCGATGCCGAAGTCGCGAAAGTTGCCGAAGGCAACTACACGGCCGCCTTTGCCTGGCACGAGCTCTACGATTGGTCCAACGCGGTCGCACGCGGCGCCAAGGACGAGTTCGAACGGCTCGGCATCAAGGTCGTTGCCGAGACCGACGCCGGCTTTGACTCTGCCCGCCAGAAGTCCGACGTCGAGACGATCATGGCCAACCAGCCGTCGATCATCGTATCCCTGCCGATCGACCCCACCACAGCACAGACCGTTTACGGCATCGCCCGCGATGCCGGCGTGAAGCTTGTCTTCGTCGACAACGCCGTCGACGGCTTCACCCATGGCAAGGACTATGTCACCGTCGTCTCCGCCGACCTGGTTCAGATCGGCGAAAAGGCCGCCCGGGCACTCGCTGCGTCCATGGGCGAGACGGGTACGGTCGGCTACATGTTCCACGATGCGGATTTCCCGGTCACCAACCAGCGTGACCAGGCGTTCAAATGGACCATCGAAAACGAGTTTCCGAACATGGAAATCGCCATCGAGTCCGGCATGACCGATCCCGCAAACGCCGAAGACATCGCCCGGGCGATGCTGTCGCGGAACCCGGATCTCGGCGGCATCTATACGCCGTGGGCAGAACCAGCCCTTGGCGTCCTCTCGGTTCTGCGCCAGCAGGGCAACGACACCACCAGGGTGGTCACCATCGACCTCAACGAGCCGGTTGCCCTCGACATGCTGAAGGGTGGCAACACCGCGGCGATCATCGCGGACGAAGCCTACAGCATCGGCGTCTACGCGGCCCGGTCCGCTGCAGCCAGCCTTCTCGGCAAGTCCGTCGATCCGTTCCTGGTGGTCGACGCCATCACGGTTGGTACGGATAATGTCACCGAAGGCTGGAACAAGTCCATGAAGATGGATCCGCCCGAAAGCGTTGCCGAAGCAGCCAAGTAA
- a CDS encoding M20 family metallopeptidase encodes MVSSNLHEKLLTTQDRDADIDLLRGALSIDSVTGNETGFATFLKSQMETLGLETGSGEFLPGRLNVWGQHQPVTGDDAPRLLFVGHTDTVHVRGWQEAWQGKPQESPFGGALIDGEIWGRGACDLKGGICAALGGLRLLQKAGYRPAGGLSFAFIGDEESGEPGTGVSAGAHDLVKRVKDGTIAKPDFAVYVEPTRLDVYTAQIGFFIADITITGKSAYFGTPELGVDALKATHAILGNLWQHEAELAAGPKHDLVGASSILVTHINGGGYIAVPGECKLSLIRKLRPGENLDEAVAAFEAVVRSAPVADGIGIGIAYPAGRDHRFGGSPVEISRETPAALQLSRCVEVATNGQNLSGGAIGGAPYWSESPFLVNEIGCPAVYCAPGDISVAHTFEERIEVESYLAAVRAFALFVADYCGLEEEAD; translated from the coding sequence ATGGTTTCCTCAAACCTGCATGAAAAGCTGCTGACCACGCAGGACCGGGACGCCGACATCGACCTGCTTCGCGGCGCACTGTCGATTGACAGCGTCACCGGCAACGAAACCGGCTTTGCCACCTTCCTGAAGTCGCAAATGGAAACGCTCGGTCTTGAAACCGGCTCCGGCGAATTCCTGCCCGGCCGCCTCAACGTCTGGGGCCAGCACCAGCCGGTCACCGGTGACGATGCCCCGCGCCTCCTCTTCGTCGGCCACACCGACACCGTGCATGTGCGCGGCTGGCAGGAAGCCTGGCAGGGCAAGCCGCAGGAAAGCCCCTTCGGCGGCGCCTTGATAGACGGTGAGATCTGGGGCCGCGGCGCCTGTGATCTCAAGGGTGGCATCTGCGCCGCACTTGGCGGCCTCAGGCTCTTGCAGAAGGCAGGCTACCGTCCCGCCGGCGGCCTCTCCTTCGCTTTCATCGGCGATGAGGAAAGCGGCGAACCGGGCACCGGCGTCAGTGCCGGCGCACACGATCTCGTCAAAAGGGTCAAGGACGGCACCATCGCAAAGCCGGATTTCGCGGTCTATGTCGAACCGACCAGGCTGGATGTCTACACGGCCCAGATCGGTTTCTTCATTGCCGATATCACCATAACCGGCAAATCCGCCTATTTCGGCACGCCGGAGCTGGGCGTCGATGCCCTTAAGGCAACCCACGCAATTCTGGGCAACCTCTGGCAACATGAGGCGGAACTGGCAGCAGGACCGAAGCACGATCTGGTCGGCGCTTCCTCCATCCTCGTCACGCATATCAATGGCGGCGGCTATATTGCCGTTCCGGGCGAGTGCAAGCTCTCCCTGATCCGCAAGCTCCGCCCCGGCGAGAACCTGGATGAGGCGGTCGCCGCCTTTGAAGCGGTCGTCCGGTCGGCGCCAGTGGCCGACGGCATCGGCATCGGGATTGCGTACCCCGCCGGCCGTGATCACCGCTTCGGTGGCTCACCCGTCGAGATCTCCCGCGAAACCCCCGCCGCCCTGCAGCTGTCCCGCTGCGTCGAGGTTGCCACGAATGGCCAGAACCTTTCCGGCGGTGCCATCGGCGGTGCGCCTTACTGGTCGGAATCTCCCTTTCTTGTCAACGAGATCGGTTGTCCCGCGGTCTACTGCGCACCTGGGGACATCAGCGTCGCACACACATTCGAAGAGCGCATCGAGGTGGAAAGCTATCTGGCAGCCGTCAGGGCTTTCGCGCTGTTCGTGGCCGACTATTGCGGCCTGGAAGAAGAAGCAGACTGA
- a CDS encoding ATP-binding cassette domain-containing protein, giving the protein MTADNPVLSLKNIHKAFGGVVAIENFSLDLHAGEIVALVGDNGAGKSTLVKIISGVHKPTSGDILLDGTPASFSDASSARSLGIEVVYQDLALADQQPVYMNMFLGRELTKPPFGLLDKKRMRRECQELVDELDVRIPSAGSVIRDLSGGQRQGIAIARATHWASKLVLLDEPTAALGVAETAKVEQLVASLKEKNLAILIISHSLDQVFRLSDRICVLRRGQQIGVRKTSETDKNEIVSMITGVSGQAA; this is encoded by the coding sequence ATGACCGCCGACAATCCCGTTCTGTCCCTGAAGAACATCCACAAGGCGTTCGGTGGCGTGGTCGCTATCGAGAACTTCTCACTCGACCTTCACGCGGGAGAGATCGTTGCTCTTGTCGGCGACAACGGCGCCGGCAAGTCGACGCTGGTCAAGATCATCTCCGGCGTCCATAAGCCAACCTCGGGTGACATCCTGCTGGACGGCACGCCGGCATCTTTCTCAGACGCCAGCTCGGCCCGCAGTCTCGGCATCGAGGTCGTCTACCAGGACCTCGCCCTTGCCGACCAGCAGCCGGTCTACATGAACATGTTCCTCGGCCGCGAACTGACCAAGCCGCCCTTCGGGCTGCTCGACAAGAAGCGCATGCGCCGGGAATGCCAGGAGCTGGTCGACGAACTCGATGTCCGCATCCCCTCCGCCGGCTCTGTCATTCGAGATCTCAGTGGCGGCCAGCGGCAGGGCATTGCCATCGCGCGGGCCACCCACTGGGCCAGCAAGCTGGTTCTGCTGGACGAACCGACGGCGGCCCTGGGCGTCGCGGAAACGGCCAAGGTCGAACAGCTGGTCGCATCGCTGAAGGAAAAGAACCTCGCCATCCTGATCATCAGCCACAGTCTGGATCAGGTCTTCCGCCTCTCCGACCGCATCTGCGTCCTGCGCCGCGGTCAGCAGATCGGCGTTCGCAAGACCAGCGAGACAGACAAGAACGAAATCGTCTCCATGATTACCGGCGTTTCCGGCCAGGCAGCCTGA
- a CDS encoding ABC transporter permease, protein MTQAVSRLRQLDYKQGVIYFGFLGIFLFFALTLHDVGFLSPRNLTNIVLQTAPATIMAIGLVFALSAGEIDLSFGSVVAVSALAAALALQSYPLVVGVIAGIGAGALIGAMNGVLVAYLRLPSFLVTLATMGLFAGIARSMTDLRSIPVLNDTFAGIFGSGSLFSIPSLVIWTIAAVVIGHIVYRNTRFGAHVVATGDNPRAAQVSGIKVPRIRLSVLTLCGAMAGLAGLLYAGRLQAAKYTLGESDLMTVIAAVIVGGTALNGGKGSVIGALLGSLLMGMLNNGLILMGLDVSDQMIVRGLIILVAVAVSLRDTSR, encoded by the coding sequence ATGACCCAGGCGGTTTCGAGACTAAGACAACTCGATTACAAGCAAGGCGTGATCTATTTCGGGTTTCTCGGAATCTTTCTTTTCTTTGCTCTCACCCTTCACGACGTCGGCTTCCTGTCGCCCCGCAACCTGACCAACATCGTTCTGCAGACCGCACCGGCAACGATCATGGCGATCGGTCTGGTCTTCGCGCTGTCCGCCGGGGAAATCGACCTCAGCTTCGGCTCAGTCGTTGCCGTCTCGGCGCTCGCCGCAGCGCTTGCCCTGCAAAGCTACCCGCTGGTCGTCGGCGTCATCGCCGGCATCGGCGCCGGTGCCTTGATCGGCGCCATGAACGGCGTCCTTGTCGCCTATCTGCGCCTGCCGTCCTTCCTGGTGACGCTGGCCACCATGGGCCTCTTCGCCGGCATCGCCCGCTCCATGACGGACCTGCGCTCGATCCCGGTCCTCAACGACACCTTCGCAGGCATCTTCGGCTCCGGCAGCCTGTTTTCCATCCCCTCACTGGTCATCTGGACCATCGCTGCCGTCGTCATCGGCCATATCGTCTACCGTAACACCCGCTTTGGCGCCCATGTGGTGGCAACGGGCGACAATCCCCGCGCCGCCCAGGTTTCCGGCATCAAGGTTCCGCGCATCCGCCTCAGCGTGCTGACGCTGTGCGGCGCCATGGCCGGGCTTGCCGGCCTGCTCTACGCCGGCCGCCTTCAGGCTGCCAAATACACGCTCGGCGAAAGCGACCTGATGACGGTCATCGCAGCCGTCATCGTCGGGGGCACCGCCCTCAACGGCGGCAAGGGCTCCGTCATTGGCGCCCTGCTCGGCTCGCTGCTGATGGGCATGCTCAACAACGGACTGATCCTGATGGGGCTCGATGTCTCCGACCAGATGATCGTCCGCGGTCTCATCATTCTCGTCGCAGTCGCCGTCTCCCTGCGCGACACCAGCCGGTAA
- a CDS encoding ROK family transcriptional regulator: MADPSNISRRMSLSAIVQAIASYSPISRASVSKITGLSKQTVSEIVGNLEEEGWVRTVGQTEGHIGRRAVVYEIVPDAASVASVDLGGTKIRVAICNLTGAVVSELVEPTDRQGGIAVVNQVADLIRRAATEASPSLKLPRVAVIGVPGAPDPATGHIRMAPNIPGIGDIDAPGLWREILGIEVFIENDVNLAALGEHWLTKRGDKDDLIYVSIGTGIGAGIVIGGQLHRGMNGAAGEIGYLPFGADPFEPESLEVGALERVAATHAITDLYKSKTGRTLDVPDIFDAANTGDTAATETLEEIARQVARVMAALAAVMDPSCIVIGGSIGTRDELFGNVRKFVSRCFPRPVLIEKSTLGNHAALAGGASVALSRLHLSLFTEGLKGVEIAVPPPSIETFKKGAA, encoded by the coding sequence TTGGCAGACCCCTCGAACATCTCCAGACGCATGTCCTTGAGTGCCATCGTCCAGGCGATTGCCAGCTACAGCCCGATCTCCCGGGCGAGCGTCTCCAAGATCACCGGCCTGTCGAAACAGACGGTTTCGGAAATCGTCGGCAATCTGGAAGAAGAAGGCTGGGTGCGCACGGTTGGACAGACCGAAGGCCATATCGGCCGCCGTGCCGTGGTTTATGAAATCGTGCCGGATGCGGCATCCGTTGCCAGCGTCGATCTCGGCGGCACCAAGATCCGTGTTGCCATTTGCAACCTGACCGGGGCCGTCGTCTCGGAGCTGGTGGAGCCGACCGACAGGCAGGGCGGCATTGCCGTCGTCAATCAGGTCGCGGACCTCATCCGCCGGGCAGCGACCGAAGCCAGCCCCTCGCTCAAGCTGCCTCGTGTCGCCGTCATTGGCGTACCAGGCGCTCCGGACCCGGCTACCGGCCACATCCGCATGGCCCCGAACATCCCCGGCATCGGCGACATCGACGCCCCTGGTCTTTGGCGCGAGATCCTCGGCATCGAGGTCTTTATCGAAAACGACGTCAACCTTGCTGCCCTGGGAGAACACTGGCTCACCAAACGCGGCGACAAGGACGACCTGATCTACGTCTCCATCGGCACCGGTATCGGTGCAGGCATCGTCATCGGTGGCCAGCTCCACCGGGGCATGAACGGCGCTGCCGGTGAAATCGGCTACCTGCCCTTCGGCGCTGATCCGTTCGAACCGGAAAGCCTGGAAGTCGGTGCCCTGGAACGTGTCGCCGCCACCCACGCCATCACCGATCTCTATAAAAGCAAGACCGGCAGAACACTGGACGTGCCGGACATCTTCGACGCCGCAAACACAGGCGACACTGCCGCCACAGAAACGCTGGAAGAGATCGCCCGCCAGGTCGCCCGCGTCATGGCAGCGCTGGCAGCGGTCATGGACCCGTCCTGCATCGTCATCGGCGGTTCCATCGGCACGCGGGATGAGCTTTTTGGCAACGTTCGCAAGTTCGTCTCCAGATGCTTCCCCCGCCCTGTCCTGATCGAGAAGTCGACCCTCGGCAATCACGCAGCCCTTGCCGGCGGTGCCTCCGTCGCCCTCTCCCGTCTGCACCTGTCGCTTTTCACCGAAGGCCTCAAGGGCGTTGAAATCGCCGTTCCGCCGCCGTCCATCGAAACCTTCAAGAAGGGAGCGGCCTGA